AGGATCTTGAATGGGTTCTGCTAGATTATCTCCTTCCAGCCTTGATTGTGTTGTCCTTCTCCCTGATATGAATTTTTGTTGCTTCTTCTAGCcataacctggctctgataccactgtagGAATTTTATAGTTATATCCCTACACCAACAAAAGTTCAATCAGTTATGTCAAGGTCAATAAAGATCTTTCTCTTGCCTTCTTTTGACTTTGAGTCAAACCAACAAAACGACATTGCTTTGTTTCTTTTAGATACAAAACGAAAAACCACAAATCAATATCAGTTTTATATTTCACAACATTCTaaccctagcagacacaaaccCCAGAGAAACCCAACGATCCCCAAATCCTATCTTCTTTCTCAGACCCAAAAAATTTTACCCAAGAGATCAACAACCCAGAAAACAAACAGCAAACTTAGGTTTCCACAACATTAAATAGAAAATCAAAACAAGAGAAGAAAACACCCAGAGTTTTATCGAGGTTTGCCCAAAATTTTTGGGTTACATCCTTGTTGAGCTGCTCCTGAGATGGTGAGCTCTGATCTTCACTAACACTGGTGGAGTTACAAAGTTTTCAACAGGTTCCAAGTCACAGGAGTTCGACAAGGTAACCTTTTACACTCTCTCTGTCTATGATTTTTCTTGCTATTTCTTTACAAAAAACACTCTCTAACTATTGTATGTTTTTCtttgactctctctctctctctcaacttttCTTTTGAGCTCTTGGATCTGTTTCAAGAAGATTAGACTTTAACTGGAGCAAGCTTCAGGTATATATATAGGGTAAAGTCTTCTATTTGAATGTATCTGTTGAGTTTGTTTGGGTTTGTTAGAAAAGATGTTAGGATCTTGAGCTGGTTCCTTTGTAACTAATTTGTAACTGAgcatttgaaaaatatttcctTTTTGTAACTGATTTTTTTAAGCCTTCGGGCAAGTGAGTCTATTTTGTAACTGTATCCACTGGTAACAGATTTAAGTGGGGATTTACACAACAGCTGAGTTAGTTTCTCTATGGTACCCTTTAAAATATCTCGTGAAACTTGATGAAGAAATGAGGGATTTTGAGTCACTTCTCATTTTTGGGAGAGAATACAACTATGCAACAACCCTGGAAGGGAAGGTGCCGTGAAAGTAAAGGAAGGGGCACTTATGTATAGTGAAAGAATACTTGATGGTGAAATGTTACATGGTTCATTGGCTTTAGTAAATGAAAATCTTCCCATTGTTGTCATAGCTAATCGTGATGCTTGTTTCAGCCAGCAACAGTCTGTCATGCAGCAGCTTCGTGCTCTCAAAGGCCGCTTAGTAGTTGATAGTGATGTGTTCAAAAGGAGATGCTGAATCTGTGTGTCCTGGTGGGTCTTGCCGAGTGACAGTAGTTGATATAGTTCCACTGCTGGAAATGTTGTCGCTACAATCTGATTTATTCTATCATGTTATATGTGTTTGTGTTGCTGTATGTTTTGTCTACAGCTTCCTTCATTTGTTATATATTGCTTGATGAGAATTGCTGAACAAAAAAATGTATGAACTGTTACATTCCATCTAGGACATAGGTATGAATTGTTGGCCTATCATCTCACTGTTTTAAGAGGTTTCAAGGCCGATCAGCCCTGGAATCTTGCAAAGAGTGTGACAACACAGTAGAGTTGAACCAGACATAAAACCTCATGAATACACAGCTTACCATGAGATGATGGTGTTTTTAACAATATTGTACCTAGTTATTGATCCCTTTGATTTGACCTATTGTAAATTATTGGGCACATCACTACTAACGGCCCCCTTTGCTTTCCTCTGtccagagaaaaaaaaaaggaaaaagcaGGGTTTCgaacacaaaataaacaaagaaaggTATTATGTATAGATAATGAAATAATGATATCAATTTGTATTTAGTTTAATGACTGAAAAATAGACGTTGGAAAGGTGCTTGAAGACCAAATGAATAATAATTTCGAAGACACGCCATGGATGGTTAAATGGTTGCACCTCCAAGAGTCTATCTTAGAATCATTGGATTCAAAATGTGTCTTCAATGCTtagacaaattatttttttgtcaATAACACCTACAGTCATCGAGTAGATCCGCATGAACTTGTCAATAATCACGAACAAGTCATTATCTTTCATGTTAAATTTTATATTGTTCTCTGCTctaattagttttattttctaaatatttCTCTATTTGATTTGTCCAATTTAGCAGAGTCATCTTCTGTGCTAAAAGTAGTGGAGCATTCTAAAGTAGTAAATTCACATGAACTTGTCAATGATTACGAACAAGTCATTATCTTTCATGTTAAATTTTATATTGTTCTCTGCTCCAATTagttttattttctaaatttttctcTATTTGATTTGTCCAATCTAGCATAGTCATCTTCTGTGCTAAAAGTGGTGGAGCATTCTAAAGTAGTAGATCCACATGAACTTGTCAATGATTATGAACGAGTCATTATCTTTCATGTTAAATTTTATATTGTTCTCTGCTCCAATTAGTTTTATTTTCTAAATCTTTCTCTATTTGATTTGTCCAATCTAGCAGAGTCGTCTTCtgtgttaaaaatagtggaaCATTCTGAAATAGTAAATCCACATGAACTTGTCAATGATCACGAACAAGCCATTATCTTTCATATTAAATTTTGTATTATTCTCTGCTTCAATTagttttattttctaaattttccTCTATTTAATTTGTCCAATCTAGCATAGTCATCTTATGTGCTAAAAATAGTGAAGCATTCTGAAGCTAATATGCTTCCATTAATTCCTATTTTGGAATTGGAATTGATGAATAGTTATGTGAAAGATAAGACAAGTGTCCTCTATTTTGAACTTAATATTTCATGTCAATAATTTGGATGCCGCCTCTTGTGAATTTTAAGACAAGTGTCCTCTATTTTGAACTTAATATTTCATGTCAATAATTTAGATGCCGCCTCTTGTGAATTTTTTCGCTTAAAAAATTTGTTATGAATGGTTTTTTGGACTGATTGGGACTTAGAAAGTCAAAATAGTCAATTAATATAATAGATATTGTGGATGTGTTTTGAACTTATTGGACCTCatttatgtttgtattttttttttctttcaatgaaGTTGATGTTTAATTATCCAAACCAAACTAGTCCAGATAAGTTGATTTAAAATTCTTTAAAGCCATGTATTGGATTGAACCCATGTTATTCTAGAAATGCTGTAAAGTTTACCAAGAGAAGatcataaaacaaaaaataacctAGTTTAAAAGGTCATGATCTAATAAAAAGATAATTTAAATAAGTCGTTAAAACCACAAAACTCATGAGCGCTTTGAGACAAGaaaattgaaatttttaaaaagttTGATATTCGTTTTCATCCATTTAACCTAATCTGCACCAGTGGTCTAGTGGTAGAATAGTACCCTGCCACGGTACAGACCCGGGTTCGATTCCCGGCTGGtgcaattattttttctttcattcaCTGGAAATACCTAGTACATTCCTAATAATAATTTTACTCAAATCAAAAAGCAAATTCAATCAGCTTATATCAATAAATCAAATGTTTCCACTAACTTTCAAAGCtactttattttttcttttattttaaattttacttCATCAATTTGGTAGCTCAATTTGAACACCCAATTCTTTAACTTGAATCACATAATGCAAACTTGAACCCTCCGGGATTCCCAATGGAGGATCTACACATGAACAATTATCAACCGTATAAAGCTCCCATTCCTCAATTCCACATTTCTCCAAAGCAGAAACCAATCTCTTCTCCTCCACATCACTTGGGTATGCTCCATCTGGACTCACAAGTACTGCCCCAGTGTAAGATTGTCCTGCAACTCGAGCAGCTCCATTGTAATGAAACAAACCCCAACTAAGATCATCTGGTGCATCCACTATGGTCCAAAACTCATTAGACACAACCCCATTGTCCAACACACTGAAGTAAAATGTCCCAGGGACTTTTCCCCTTTTAACTCTATACCTTCTCCTCCTCCAAACCATTTCCCCCTCGAGAGTTTTCACCTGAAATACTGGCTCATACCAAAATGACCCTTTTGCCTTTCCCCGGTAAAAGAGCTGGTATTGACAGGGAAACTGATCATAAGCTGGGTTCTGCCCAGCCACTACACGCCAACTCCAATCCAAACCCCCCAGCCAGCCAACAAAAACATCCTCAGCAACTTCATGGCACAAGTCTTCCCCACGAAATTTCGTCATGGGGGGCACGTGAGGCCTTTCTGGGATCTTTGCATCTAATCCAAGACAATTGTGCTTCTGCAACACACACAGAGAAAATGCTTCTAATGTAGGACTTTCATATGAAGCAATGCACCGATAGTTACACACTTGATCCACAGGACTACAGTCATTCAAGCACTGCAAAGCTTTTCTGCAGTCAGGATCCAAGAGACAGTTTAGTATCTGACTCCCACAATTCTTCGCCATGCAACTGAGAGTAGAGAACCCCTTTGATCTCAGATTCCTTAGAATTGAGACTGGCCTTATATAAGCATTGATTATAACCAATATACAAAACCTTATATCATCGGAATTATGCCTTTCCCATGCCTCAGACACAGTCTTGACCACTTCTACTGTTTCATTAGTTGTCTTTGTTTGGCCCCAAAATTTACTCCCTTTACTTTGATTCTCTACGTAAGAACCTCCCAATTTATTCTCCAAACTGGGAGAAGATTCAAAGCAAATTATGTTTCTGATATTCCCGCTATTGCTTTGAATCCACTTCACTGGCTCTTGATTTTTCACACCCACAATCACCAAAATATCAGCACGATTCAATTCCCTTTTCAGATTTAGATAACTTTCACTATCTGATTGAGTCAAATCATCAGTAAACACTGCCATTTCATACTCTTCATCAACCCATTTCAGTCTCTTTGCCTGAAATTCAATTACCCAATTGTCAGCAGCAGACTGTACATTTGTACAAAATATATGACCAGACCAGacttatacataaataaataaatataacccTAACTTAACTTTAACCTTGAAGCAAAGATTTTACACTTAGAGCAATATTAAACAAAAAGCTGAAGAAACAGAGTTGTTTGAATGCAGTACTTACAGTATGGAGCATGACCTCCTCCCAGGGTGCGGATTTTAAAGGACTGAGGGTTCCATGGCCTACAAGGGAGACAATTCTGACCGGAGATTCAGATAGGTGGTCGGGGGTGGTGGTGGCACCGGAGTTGGACTCTAAAATGGCCTGAATGTGAGTAGGTCTGGAGGTTTGAAGAGCAGGAATTGGGAGAAGAGGAGAAGCAAGAGTTCTGAAATGGCTGAAAGGAAGAGAAAAAGCGGTGGCAGTGGCAGAAGTGGTGAAGCGTCGAGTGAGAAGGAAAGTGGAGCGAGTTTCCGGTTTGAAGAATGGCGGAGTTTCGAGAGACATCACTAATTTAGAAGTTGTCAGAATATATGAGAACCTCTCTGCTTCACCTGgagatgaaataaataaataaataatatgctTTATTAGTAAGAAACTCCATTTTGTCGagcatatattataaaaatattaatacgTGGAGGAATAAGCTCCGAGGAAACGAAACTATAGAGGTAGTTAGTAGCTGGAACTAGAAGTGTTTGGTGTTCTTCAAAATTACTGGGCTTGAATCGTTATAGTAAAATTACTCGGCAAAATTGCAATACAAGTtttaagcatataatcaaatattgaagtaattaattaataaaaaaatatattcaaattaaataatttatgcTAAATTAATACCCCTACCATTATCTTATAATTcttttttacaaaatataaaattaaataatattttttaacgaggataataatattatctaataaaacaacAAAATCTCTTTTAAATTTAACTAAataatctttaattaatttgGCTATCAGTTCTcgccattttttttatataaaaaaaatatctccTTTAAATTATCCTTTTAAACAATTATATACATGAGGATAATTTTTTTGTGGATTCAAACCTTCTGTTTAAAGTAGTGTCTTAATCTAGTATCCAATGTATTGCAAGTTAACACTTGTAATGCTCATTTAATACATATTTGACTTTTATAACAAAGTAAACATCAATTAATACAaagataaaaatataattaacaataacattaacctttattttttttagtaaaatattattaacttttgttgGTAGTTGGCACTTTCATATTCTTTTTTTAATATTACAACAATAAAATTATGCATCCAAATATTTTCTAAGATATTTTTTTTCTGTCTCTAATAAATTGGttttaatatgataattttttattaattacttttgtcattatttgtttttaatttaaaaataatatatatttttttagccaTAAGCTCTTATAAAATTTATGGAAATATTTTTTTAGTCAATAACAAAATCAgagatattttaatttaaatatctaTATTTTGTTATTAATTCTTTTGAAagattttttgaatttttttaagatACTGctatgttattttgaacaatagTTCATGCatgaataattatttattttccgTTTTAGTTTATAATGAAATGTGATTAAgcattttaatttataataatacaAAATTTAGATCTAATGTAAAatcatattaatttttatatataattctgATTTTTGTAAGAGATAAAAAGCTGATGAGTTTAGtctaaaaaataacataaaaagttaattttggaattttttttaaaattaatttaaggaaaaataaaaacagagatacattagtttatatatatatacatatttgtattaacgtttaatttttttttttaatgtttatgttatattttagcTCTATATTAATTTgtgtttattttgttataaaagtCAAATGTATTAAATGAATGTTTAATTGTAATAGGTTAGACACCAAATTAAGAAATAATTTTAGAGGCGTTCAAAAAACGTCCAATATTATAATGACATCTCCTAAATAActtcattatttaaaaattaaaataacccTTCCCATAATTTAATAGAATTACCAAGATATTATCTATTTAATTATACTAGGTAGAAACAAAGTACAATGcatgtttgcttaattttaaaattttaataattatctataattttaataaaaaaattcattcattattattttttaaatatatatacaatagaatgaattatagttatatagtatatataaacatttatagcaataatatctacatatataacatttaagcACAATGTTAACATAGATATATTTACATAACTATATGacttatatataaaatacaattgtTAAGCAAAAATTTCatatttagaaaagaaaaaaaaatgcgaAACACAATTTCACCTATGCCAAATTTATAGCataagattttatttatttaagttcgaCCCATCCGAGATTATAAGAATAACCTCTTAATTACAATccttttatttaaagaaaatacCATTTGATTCCAATTACGATGATATTAAATAATTTAGGGAGAACTGTGATAAATTTGGAATTGCAGCTGAACTCAGTAATTTCGGCTAATTGAGTTGCCTACATACCTTCTTTATGAAGGATTAAGCCACTTGTAGTTCAGATTGAGATATTTTAGATTTTGAATATAAGAATTCCGGTATATTACTATTTTCAGGAATTCTTTGTCAtttgaaaatttggaaaaattccTAGGTGGATGACCTtttatggaattttgagatttgtgTTTTTATACCATTTTGCGGTATCGGCGACTGCACTTAGTCTTAGCAACTAAGTTGCCTACGTATCCCTTTTTAGGAATCAAGTCTAACGTAGTTCCGGGTTTTTTCAAAGATTTTATGATGCTTTGATAATTAAGAAGTGAATGACCTATTTTTGGGATACCATTTATTATAGCTTTGAATTTTAGTGCACTTTTAATTTTGaggtaaaattaccatttttgagATTTTGTGAGGTTAACGACCTCTTTGAAATTTTGGAATGATATTTCATCatttgaattgattttgatgagctcATTTGGGATTTTGAAATTTCATACCATTTCACATGGTTTTAGAATTTTATCATTTTGGCAACAATTTTATGTCTTAAaatctctttatatatattttttttgtatcaataatttattttatatataaagagattattaaaaatcaaaattttaattgattattccaaaatttgtggggaataatctaaaattttatattaggtaatatcattattttaaaattcaaattttttttttctttttaaatttgaatttaaaattttgagataaaatctgactgttttatgttttgaatttgtcaaataatataaatatcttgaagtttgaatttaaatttggtttcaaattcaagatatttttattatatattatttgattattaattataTCTCTGGGTCTATTTAATGGTTTTACAGAGATAAAGTGAGAATTATATGATAGACTGTCATTCTTCGACAGAGTATACACACAACTTTGTTATACTCACGGTAAGTcccttttaaatatatttttatatatgtataatacatctcaatttttttattttattttatatgtatatacatatacatgTTATATTCTTTCCAGTTTAATTAAATACATACATATATGTTGGGTTTGGCTCACAAATTAGACCGATCGCAAAACTTAAAAcaaatttttgttttattttgttttgtttacaGCTGATATTTATTTACTTTGCTTTAGTCGTTTGACTTGGGACTTTTGGATTTGTTTCAAATTCGATACTCATACTCATGCGCATAATTTTTCACCACTGGATAATCATAATTAAGTTGTCACATATATATTTTCAAgctcaacatatatatatatatatatatgtatatatggtcGACTGAATACTGAGTCATGACTCATTTTGAAAATCACTGAAGAATACAAACTTTGCTTTTGCTATGTTTATCATTATAGTATTTTTACTGGCCGTATAAGACAAAAATGCATTTGTAACATATATTGTTTCTTTGTATATATGGCATGCAAGACCagccatttatatatatatatatatatcaacaatCGCCTGATTAGAAGTCAGACACCACCACGATAAAGATTCAAACCATTGGAGGCATtttgaactatatatatataaattctgaACTGATTTATTTGCAAACATATGTCAGTATTCAACCAGTTTTCGTGCTATTAGTCCTTCCAGTTTTCATTTATTTGTTTTGATGTACAACTATACACATATATGTCAATATTCATTCAAACTTTAGTGATTTTATCTGTTTTGAACTTGACCAGGAAATTGACTAGCCAATCCCAGCACTGCTTAGATAAATACTTTGATTATTTGCAATTTCAGTGAGGTATGAGATATTGAACCAAGTTTTCTATCTTGAtcttattatttttcattaaaactcACATTTAGTGATAATTTTGGCAGCATAACAATTTCTTTAAATCTTCTATTCTTTCATTTGGTTATGTACCACATATTGACTTATTTTCTGAAGTCTAGTGAACCAAAAGGAAGCCATGAAGATTTACAATAAATCAAGCAGCATAACACCatgaaaaattcattttttttttctttgattatGTATCACATGTTGACTTATTTTCTGAAGTCTAGTGAATCAAAGAGAAATATAAGAATCCATGATGAAATTGACAATATAAAAATATCAGTCTTTTCATTTCCCTTTTGATTATATATCATATCGACTTATTTTCTGAAGTCTAGTGAATCAAAGGGGATTAGAATGACTCTTAATCACCatagattaaaaaaataaaagagtcAAAAGAAGAAGATATAGATCCATTTTATGTATCTACACTTACCTTGGTAAAGCTTGAAGAAAGACTTTAGAATCTGcagtgttttttttcttttctcaatTTCTCTGGTTCACTCTTGCGTATCAATTTTTCTTTGCCCAAAAACCAAAAAAATTCCGTAACTGTTCTGCTCCCTACCTTTTTATAGAggcttttattttattatttttatttttaataagaaCCCACTCAACGTAAAAGTGGTGGAAGTGGAGAAAATATCTCATTTATTTGCTCTTTTGACTGACTCATcccttttttatatattattattattttaataactaaatatTCCTTTCAGGTTTTAACTAATTTATAAAggaaatatttaataataataataataataataataataatttgttgctgttttttttttccttcaataacaataatatttaaaaagaaattaataatagaaaaaatcatagtgtagacaatagtatatatgaatcaactatttttagtttctatatatctcgcaatgtcttttgatgaataaaaaaaactatcacacaaatttataaaataaaaaatgatatgcatgtctttattatttttaaacaaatattatttaattatttgaattatcataaaaatatctttaaaatattttattttaattaa
The genomic region above belongs to Humulus lupulus chromosome 1, drHumLupu1.1, whole genome shotgun sequence and contains:
- the LOC133803673 gene encoding uncharacterized protein LOC133803673, which gives rise to MSLETPPFFKPETRSTFLLTRRFTTSATATAFSLPFSHFRTLASPLLPIPALQTSRPTHIQAILESNSGATTTPDHLSESPVRIVSLVGHGTLSPLKSAPWEEVMLHTAKRLKWVDEEYEMAVFTDDLTQSDSESYLNLKRELNRADILVIVGVKNQEPVKWIQSNSGNIRNIICFESSPSLENKLGGSYVENQSKGSKFWGQTKTTNETVEVVKTVSEAWERHNSDDIRFCILVIINAYIRPVSILRNLRSKGFSTLSCMAKNCGSQILNCLLDPDCRKALQCLNDCSPVDQVCNYRCIASYESPTLEAFSLCVLQKHNCLGLDAKIPERPHVPPMTKFRGEDLCHEVAEDVFVGWLGGLDWSWRVVAGQNPAYDQFPCQYQLFYRGKAKGSFWYEPVFQVKTLEGEMVWRRRRYRVKRGKVPGTFYFSVLDNGVVSNEFWTIVDAPDDLSWGLFHYNGAARVAGQSYTGAVLVSPDGAYPSDVEEKRLVSALEKCGIEEWELYTVDNCSCVDPPLGIPEGSSLHYVIQVKELGVQIELPN